In Rhizorhabdus phycosphaerae, the genomic stretch CGGCTTCCCGCTCGGCGCCTGCCTCGCGACCGAAGAGGCTGCCAAGGGCATGGTCGCGGGCACCCATGGCTCGACCTATGGCGGCAACCCGCTCGCCATGGCTGCCGCCGAGGCGGTGTTCCGCGTTGCCGTGAACGACGAGTTCCTCTCCAACGTCCAGACGATGGCGGCACGGCTGCGGCAGGCGATCGAGCAGATGATGCCGAATCATGATTCGGTGTTCGACAGCACCCGCGGCCTGGGCCTCATGATCGGCATCAAGCTGAAGGACGCCGTCGAGGCGCGCGCCTTCGTGGCGCATCTGCGCGACAATCATGGCCTGCTGACGGTCGCGGCCGGCGAGAATGTCGTCCGCATCCTGCCGCCGCTCGTGATCGACGACAGCCATGTCGCCGAGTGCGTCGAAAAGCTGTCGGCGGGCGCCCGGACCTATGAGGCCGCACAATGAGCCGGTCCTTCATCGATCTCGCCGACGCCGGCACGGCCGGCCTCACGCTGATGCTCGACGAGGCGATCGCCCGCAAGCAGGCCCGGAAGGGGCTGCCCAAGGGACGGATCGACGCTGACGCGCCATTGGCGGGGCAGACGCTGGCGATGATCTTCGAGAAGAACTCGACCCGCACGCGGGTTTCGTTCGACATGGCGATACGCCAGCTCGGCGGAACGACGATCGTGATGGATTCGGGCGGCATGCAGCTCGGACGCGGCGAGACCATCGCCGACACGGCGCGCGTGCTGAGCCGCTATGTCGACGCGATCATGATCCGCACCGACGACCATCAGAAAGCGCTCGATCTTGCGCGCTATGCCGATGTTCCCGTGATCAACGGGCTGACCGACCAGTCGCATCCGTGCCAGATCATGGCCGACATGCAGACCGTGATCGAGCATCGCGGTTCGCTTGCCGGCTCGCGCTGGGCCTGGTTCGGCGACGGCAACAATGTGCTCCACTCGATCGTCGAGGCGGGCAGCCTGCTCGGCTTCCCCGTCGGCATCGCCTGCCCCGAAGGCTATGAGCCCGATCCGGCCGTGATCGCGGCCGCGCGCGAACGGGGTGGCGACATCCGCCTGTCGCGGGACGCGGTCGACATCGCCTCCGGCGCGGACGTGATCGTTACCGACACCTGGATCTCGATGGGCCAGGCGCATGCCGAAGAGAAGCTGAAGGCGATGATGCCCTATCAGGTCGACGAGGCGCTGATGGCGCGCGCCGCACCGGAGGCTATGTTTCTGCACTGCCTGCCCGCCCATCGCGGCGAGGAAGTGGTGGACGCGGTCATCGACGGGCCGCAGTCGCTGATCTGGGACGAGGCCGAAAACCGGCTGCATGCGCAGAAGGCGGTTCTCCTCTGGTGCCTCGGCAAGATCGGTTGAACAAATATGGGCGGACGGATGCGGCCTGTCGGTCGACACCGTCCGCCCGGATGCTTGAAATCGAGCCCGTCCATACCGACCTGATGGCGCACAGGAACTCGCATTGACCATCCATCCCACCCTCGACACCGCTCTCGGCTTCACCATTCCCGAACGGCATGTGCGCGGCCGCGTCGTGCGGCTGGGCCCGACGCTCGACCGCATTCTCGGCGCCCATGGCTATCCCCCCGCGATCGAACGGCTGCTGGCAGATGCGCTGGTCCTGGCGGCTCTGCTCGGATCGACGCTGAAGCATGAACAGGGGCAGCTGACCCTCCAGGCGCAGGCCGATGGCGGTGCGGTCGAGCTGCTGGTCGCCGACTATAAGGGCGGCGAAATGCGCGGTTATATCCGTCACGATCCCGAGCGCGTCGCCGAGATCCCGGCCGATCCCTCGCTCTTCGCCCTGTTCGGCAAGGGCTATCTCGCGATCACCTTCGACCAAGCGGTCACGGGCGAGCGCTATCAGGGGATCGTGCCGCTCGAGGGCGCGTCGCTGGCCGAGGCGGCTGAGGCCTATTTCACCCAGTCGGAACAGCTGCCGAGTCTCGTGCGGCTTCACAGCAAGCGGCTCGACGATGGAAGCCATGTCGCGGGCGGCATATTGATCCAGCATCTTCCCGAAGGGGAGGAGGGCAGGGAACGGCTGCACACGCGCCTCGATCATCCCGAATGGGAGCATGTCCGGGCGCTGGCGCAGACCGTCACGACCGCCGAACTCGCCGATCCGAAGCTGACGCCGACCGACATTCTATGGCGCCTGTTCAACGAGGACGAGGTCCGGACCTTCGCGGCCGTGGACCTGCAGCGCGGCTGTCGTTGCGACCCGGGGCATATCCGCTCGGTCATCGCCCGCTTCCCGCTGGAGGAACGCGCCGAGATGGCCGATGCGGCGGGCGAGATCCATGTCGATTGCGAGTTCTGCGCCAAGCGCTTTTCCCTCGCGCTCGAATCGATCTGATCGCAATAGCCTCTTCCCGAAATCGTAACGACTTCGGTACAAAACAGCATTCTTCAGGTTGGGTGGCGTCCGTCTCCGGCTATCGGTCGTTGGTCGAACGATGCTGGCATGAGCGGGCGGCGCCGGGAAACGCGATATTGTCTTCGAGTGAACGGGGTGGATGATGGGCCTGGTGGTACGTGCGGGCGTTCCGCTGATCCTGATTGCAGTGGTCGCCGCCCGGCTGGTCGCGGCCCCTGCTGCAGTGGCTACGCCTGCTCCGGCGCAAGCTCCTGCCGCACCGCCCGCGCTCGATGCGCTCAAATCGCTTGAACCCGGAACGTGGCAACTGGATGTCGCTGGACGTCCCAGCCGGCAGGTCTGCCTGTCTGATCCGGCGGCCCTCGTGCAGATAGAACATGAGCAGACGGGGTGCTCGCGCCTGGTCGTCGCCAACGAAGCGCGCAGCGCCACCGTACAATATACGTGCCAGGGAGCCGGTTGGGGGCGCAGCACGGTGCGCGTGGTGACTCCGCGCCAGGTGTCGATTTCGACTCAGGGCATCGCGCGCAATGCACCCTTCGACTATGTGGTGAGCGCTCGAAAGGTCGGCGCATGCTCTCCGGCGGGCTCCGCTTCGCATCGCTGAGCCGTAGCGTCACTGGCGGCAAGACGCGGTTGCCGGTCGCCGATCATACCAAAGTCGAATCGCCCAGCGCAGCCATGACGTCGTCTGGTTAATCCTTTGTTTAGGCGAGGCATATTAGAAGGGATGCGTGCCTTCCCCTTGGGCACATTTTCCTCCCTTAGCAGGCTTTCAGCCTCCCTGGGCCGCCTTCGGGCGGCCCTTTCTTTTGTGTCCCGCCTTCGGGAGTCCCTTCTTTTTCCGCTGCGGGTGACGTCAGCCCTTGGCGCGAAGCC encodes the following:
- the argF gene encoding ornithine carbamoyltransferase, encoding MSRSFIDLADAGTAGLTLMLDEAIARKQARKGLPKGRIDADAPLAGQTLAMIFEKNSTRTRVSFDMAIRQLGGTTIVMDSGGMQLGRGETIADTARVLSRYVDAIMIRTDDHQKALDLARYADVPVINGLTDQSHPCQIMADMQTVIEHRGSLAGSRWAWFGDGNNVLHSIVEAGSLLGFPVGIACPEGYEPDPAVIAAARERGGDIRLSRDAVDIASGADVIVTDTWISMGQAHAEEKLKAMMPYQVDEALMARAAPEAMFLHCLPAHRGEEVVDAVIDGPQSLIWDEAENRLHAQKAVLLWCLGKIG
- a CDS encoding Hsp33 family molecular chaperone HslO — protein: MTIHPTLDTALGFTIPERHVRGRVVRLGPTLDRILGAHGYPPAIERLLADALVLAALLGSTLKHEQGQLTLQAQADGGAVELLVADYKGGEMRGYIRHDPERVAEIPADPSLFALFGKGYLAITFDQAVTGERYQGIVPLEGASLAEAAEAYFTQSEQLPSLVRLHSKRLDDGSHVAGGILIQHLPEGEEGRERLHTRLDHPEWEHVRALAQTVTTAELADPKLTPTDILWRLFNEDEVRTFAAVDLQRGCRCDPGHIRSVIARFPLEERAEMADAAGEIHVDCEFCAKRFSLALESI
- a CDS encoding DUF3617 domain-containing protein is translated as MMGLVVRAGVPLILIAVVAARLVAAPAAVATPAPAQAPAAPPALDALKSLEPGTWQLDVAGRPSRQVCLSDPAALVQIEHEQTGCSRLVVANEARSATVQYTCQGAGWGRSTVRVVTPRQVSISTQGIARNAPFDYVVSARKVGACSPAGSASHR